Proteins from a single region of Geothrix sp. PMB-07:
- a CDS encoding NADH-ubiquinone oxidoreductase-F iron-sulfur binding region domain-containing protein translates to MTTIQALHLCSGAGCVAAGAVPLGAALRAALAHRSLDVRLVETGCLGPCAGGPVLLCEPEGILYQGIALADVVEIIERTVVNGEVIDRLVCHKPDTGAAMARVQDNPFFHRQVKIALRNCGVIDPLSIEDAIAHQGYEALKKVLRTMSSDEVISEIKASGLRGRGGAGFPTGLKWQLCRRSPGAVKYVLCNGDEGDPGAFMDRSILEGDPHSVIEAMAIAGYAIGAGQGYAYVRAEYPLAVERLGIAIKQARQRGFLGTNILGSGFSFDLEIRMGSGAFVCGEETALMTSIEGKRGEPRPRPPFPAQAGLWGKPSMLNNVETYASIPAILLRGAAWYASFGTEQSKGTKVFALAGTVRNTGLVEIPIGTPLGDIIYELGGGIPGGKKFKAAQLGGPSGGCIPVQHLNVPVDYEALQELGAIMGSGGLIVMDEDTCMVDMARFFLDFVQDESCGKCPPCRIGSKRMLEIVDRICTGKGEEGDIEKLEELGRIIRETSLCGLGQTAPNPVLSTIRHFRAEYEAHIREKRCAAGVCPELVRAPCQSACPANVDVPGFIALVGQNRIAEALRLHRERNPFAAVCARVCFHTCEDKCRRGMVDEALSIRGIKRYMVDEEATMQHPEIRPSETNAKRKVAIIGAGPAGLSCAYFLARLGYRPQVFEAESRPGGMPVQTIPAYRLPREILSLEVRMIERMGVRITTNARLGRDFTLESLRSEGYESVFLAVGAPKGQHLGVPGEDAIGVEDAIRFLRDYNIRGSVPVGQQVVVIGGGNAAIDTARTAIRLGAESVTVLYRRTREEMPAYAEEIEEAENEGVKIRVLTAPLEILTWEGMVSGVSCQAMTLGEFDRSGRRRPTAAPEPPFVILADQVITAIGQRLEAAEILGGLKVPLTREGFIAADAHTGRTCLDWLFSGGDAVTGPASVVEAVAAGERAAVAMDAQFTGAEHAFWQKEKTCEVPFDPDAEPAHYPRARMELLPVERRRENFNEVEQSWTGQVAVCEARRCLRCDYRESED, encoded by the coding sequence ATGACGACCATCCAGGCCCTCCATCTGTGTTCCGGCGCTGGCTGTGTAGCCGCAGGCGCGGTGCCCTTGGGCGCGGCCCTCCGGGCAGCGCTGGCCCACCGGAGCCTCGACGTGAGGCTGGTGGAGACCGGCTGCCTGGGCCCCTGCGCGGGTGGGCCCGTGCTCCTGTGCGAACCCGAAGGCATCCTCTACCAGGGCATCGCCCTGGCGGATGTGGTCGAGATCATCGAACGTACGGTGGTGAATGGCGAGGTCATCGACCGCCTGGTCTGCCACAAGCCCGATACGGGGGCCGCCATGGCCCGGGTGCAGGACAATCCCTTCTTCCACCGCCAGGTGAAGATCGCCCTGCGCAACTGCGGCGTCATCGATCCGCTCAGCATCGAGGACGCCATCGCGCACCAGGGCTACGAGGCCCTCAAGAAAGTGCTGCGCACCATGTCGAGTGACGAGGTGATCTCGGAAATCAAGGCCTCAGGTCTGCGGGGTCGGGGCGGGGCGGGCTTTCCCACGGGGCTGAAGTGGCAGCTTTGCCGCCGCTCGCCCGGCGCTGTGAAGTACGTGCTCTGCAACGGCGACGAGGGCGACCCCGGCGCCTTCATGGACCGCAGCATCCTGGAGGGCGATCCCCACAGCGTCATCGAGGCCATGGCCATCGCGGGCTATGCCATCGGGGCGGGGCAGGGCTATGCCTATGTCCGCGCCGAGTACCCGCTGGCCGTGGAGCGCCTGGGCATCGCCATCAAGCAGGCGCGGCAGCGGGGCTTCCTGGGGACGAACATCCTGGGCAGCGGCTTCTCCTTCGATCTGGAGATCCGCATGGGCTCCGGCGCCTTCGTGTGCGGCGAGGAAACGGCGCTCATGACCTCCATCGAGGGCAAGCGCGGTGAGCCGCGGCCCCGGCCGCCCTTCCCGGCGCAGGCGGGGCTCTGGGGCAAGCCCAGCATGCTGAACAACGTCGAGACCTACGCCAGCATCCCCGCCATCCTCCTGCGCGGCGCCGCCTGGTACGCCAGCTTCGGCACCGAACAGTCGAAAGGTACGAAGGTCTTCGCCCTGGCGGGTACCGTGCGCAACACCGGCCTGGTGGAGATCCCCATCGGCACGCCCCTGGGCGACATCATCTACGAGCTGGGCGGCGGCATTCCCGGCGGCAAGAAGTTCAAGGCCGCGCAGCTGGGCGGTCCCTCGGGCGGCTGCATCCCCGTGCAGCACCTGAACGTGCCTGTGGACTACGAAGCCTTGCAGGAGCTGGGCGCCATCATGGGTTCCGGCGGCCTCATCGTCATGGACGAGGACACCTGCATGGTGGACATGGCGCGGTTCTTCCTCGACTTCGTGCAGGATGAATCCTGCGGCAAGTGCCCGCCCTGCCGCATCGGCAGCAAGCGCATGCTGGAGATCGTGGATCGCATCTGCACCGGCAAGGGCGAGGAAGGCGACATCGAAAAACTGGAGGAGCTGGGCCGCATCATCCGCGAGACCTCCCTCTGCGGCCTGGGCCAGACGGCGCCCAACCCGGTGCTGTCCACCATCCGCCACTTCCGGGCCGAGTACGAGGCCCACATCCGGGAGAAGCGCTGCGCCGCAGGCGTCTGCCCCGAGCTGGTGCGGGCCCCCTGCCAGAGCGCCTGCCCGGCCAACGTGGACGTGCCGGGCTTCATCGCCCTGGTGGGCCAGAACCGCATCGCCGAGGCCCTGCGCCTGCACCGCGAGCGCAACCCCTTCGCGGCCGTGTGCGCCCGCGTCTGCTTCCACACCTGCGAGGACAAGTGCCGACGCGGCATGGTGGACGAGGCCCTCTCCATCCGCGGCATCAAGCGCTACATGGTGGATGAGGAAGCCACCATGCAGCACCCGGAAATCAGGCCCAGCGAGACCAACGCCAAGCGGAAGGTGGCCATCATCGGCGCGGGCCCCGCGGGTCTCTCCTGTGCCTACTTCCTGGCGCGCCTGGGCTACCGGCCCCAGGTCTTCGAGGCCGAAAGCCGTCCCGGCGGCATGCCCGTGCAGACCATTCCGGCCTACCGGCTGCCGCGGGAAATCCTGTCGCTCGAAGTGCGCATGATCGAGCGCATGGGCGTGCGCATCACCACCAACGCGCGTCTGGGCCGCGACTTCACGCTGGAAAGCCTGCGGAGCGAAGGCTACGAGTCCGTGTTCCTGGCCGTGGGCGCACCCAAGGGCCAGCACCTGGGCGTTCCCGGCGAGGATGCCATCGGTGTGGAGGACGCCATCCGCTTCCTCCGCGACTACAACATCCGGGGCTCGGTTCCCGTGGGTCAGCAGGTGGTGGTCATCGGCGGCGGCAATGCGGCCATCGATACCGCCCGCACGGCCATCCGCCTCGGCGCGGAATCGGTCACCGTGCTCTACCGTCGCACCCGGGAGGAGATGCCCGCCTACGCGGAGGAGATCGAAGAGGCCGAGAACGAAGGCGTGAAGATCCGCGTGCTCACCGCGCCCCTGGAGATCCTGACCTGGGAGGGCATGGTGAGCGGCGTGTCCTGCCAGGCCATGACGCTGGGCGAGTTCGACCGCAGTGGCCGCCGCCGACCCACCGCCGCGCCGGAGCCCCCCTTCGTCATCCTGGCCGATCAGGTCATCACCGCCATCGGGCAGCGCCTGGAAGCGGCGGAGATCCTGGGTGGCCTCAAAGTGCCCCTCACCCGCGAGGGCTTCATCGCCGCAGACGCCCACACGGGGCGCACCTGCCTCGACTGGCTCTTCTCCGGCGGGGATGCCGTGACCGGCCCCGCCTCCGTGGTGGAAGCCGTGGCGGCAGGCGAGCGGGCGGCGGTGGCCATGGACGCCCAGTTCACGGGTGCCGAGCATGCCTTCTGGCAAAAGGAGAAGACCTGCGAGGTGCCCTTCGATCCCGATGCCGAGCCCGCTCACTACCCCCGCGCCCGCATGGAGTTGCTGCCTGTGGAGCGCCGCCGCGAGAACTTCAACGAGGTGGAGCAGTCCTGGACCGGGCAGGTGGCCGTTTGCGAAGCCCGCCGCTGCCTCCGCTGCGACTACCGGGAATCGGAGGACTGA
- a CDS encoding NADH-dependent [FeFe] hydrogenase, group A6 — protein sequence MIKLTIDQCEVVVPEGTSVLNAARQAGIRIPSLCYLEGVHVVGGCRVCLVEVEGAKALQASCSMPVAEGLKIRTATPKVRAARRTVMELLLSDHEGDCQTCVRSHDCEFLAEARDLDIRELHFTGAKHHRIIDQSTPALDRDSAKCIMCRRCITVCSDIQATGALWAQDRGFECVAAPAFGQMLDRVACVQCGQCAAVCPTAAITEKDHIERVWAALSDPTKRVIVQTAPAIRAGLGECFGMSAGSLVTGKMSAALHRLGFDAVFDTNFTADLTILEEGTELLMRLKTALVDHAPVALPQFTSCCPGWIKFAEHYHEDLLPNLSTAKSPQQMFGALAKTYYAESIGCRPEDLYVVSVMPCTAKKFEAQRPEMNASGFQDVDAVLTTRELGRMITQSGLDFAALPDEPMDQPMGMSSGAADIFANTGGVMEAALRTVWCLVTGQPFPFEQLHVAPIEGLEGVKEIAITIPSAVPEWSFLTGQTLNVAVAHGLANAEKLIEQVQSGQKAYHFIEVMSCPGGCIGGGGQPRFTTNEVRRERMKAIFAEDEGKQVRMSHENPSIAALYEGFLGAPLGETSHRLLHTHYHARGMHH from the coding sequence ATGATCAAGCTCACGATCGACCAATGCGAGGTGGTGGTGCCCGAGGGCACCTCGGTGCTCAACGCGGCCCGCCAGGCGGGCATCCGCATCCCCTCGCTGTGCTACCTCGAAGGGGTGCACGTGGTGGGCGGATGCCGGGTCTGCCTGGTGGAGGTGGAGGGGGCCAAGGCCCTGCAGGCCTCCTGCTCCATGCCTGTGGCGGAGGGCCTCAAGATCCGCACGGCCACGCCCAAGGTGCGGGCCGCCCGCCGAACAGTGATGGAGTTGCTGCTGTCGGACCACGAAGGCGACTGCCAAACCTGCGTGCGCTCCCATGACTGCGAATTCCTGGCCGAAGCTCGGGATCTCGACATCCGCGAGCTGCATTTCACCGGCGCCAAGCACCACCGCATCATTGATCAGAGCACGCCGGCCCTGGATCGCGATTCCGCCAAGTGCATCATGTGCCGTCGCTGCATCACCGTGTGCAGTGACATCCAGGCCACGGGCGCCCTCTGGGCCCAGGACCGCGGTTTTGAATGCGTGGCGGCCCCGGCTTTCGGCCAGATGCTGGATCGCGTGGCCTGCGTGCAGTGCGGGCAGTGCGCGGCGGTGTGCCCCACAGCGGCCATCACGGAGAAGGATCACATCGAGCGGGTGTGGGCCGCCCTCAGCGATCCCACCAAGCGCGTGATCGTGCAGACGGCCCCCGCCATTCGTGCGGGGCTGGGCGAATGCTTCGGCATGTCCGCGGGCAGCCTGGTCACCGGCAAGATGTCCGCGGCCTTGCATCGCCTGGGTTTCGATGCGGTCTTCGATACCAACTTCACGGCGGACCTCACCATCCTGGAGGAAGGCACGGAGCTGCTCATGCGCCTGAAGACGGCGCTGGTGGATCATGCACCTGTGGCGTTGCCGCAGTTCACCAGCTGCTGCCCAGGCTGGATCAAGTTCGCGGAGCACTACCATGAGGATCTGCTGCCGAACCTGTCCACGGCCAAGTCACCGCAGCAGATGTTCGGCGCCCTGGCCAAGACCTACTACGCCGAATCCATCGGCTGCCGACCCGAGGACCTCTACGTGGTGTCGGTGATGCCCTGCACCGCCAAGAAGTTCGAGGCGCAGCGGCCCGAGATGAATGCCAGCGGCTTCCAGGATGTGGATGCGGTGCTCACCACCCGGGAGCTGGGGCGCATGATCACCCAGTCGGGCCTGGATTTCGCGGCCCTTCCCGATGAGCCCATGGATCAGCCCATGGGCATGAGCTCTGGCGCAGCGGACATCTTCGCCAACACCGGGGGCGTCATGGAGGCGGCGCTGCGCACGGTGTGGTGCCTGGTCACCGGTCAGCCCTTCCCCTTCGAGCAGCTGCACGTGGCTCCCATCGAAGGCCTGGAAGGCGTCAAGGAGATCGCCATCACCATTCCGAGTGCGGTGCCCGAGTGGAGCTTCCTGACAGGCCAGACGCTGAACGTGGCCGTGGCCCACGGCCTGGCCAATGCCGAGAAACTCATTGAGCAGGTGCAGTCCGGCCAGAAGGCCTACCACTTCATCGAGGTGATGTCCTGTCCCGGTGGCTGCATCGGCGGCGGCGGTCAGCCCCGCTTCACCACCAATGAGGTGCGCCGGGAGCGCATGAAGGCCATCTTCGCCGAAGACGAGGGCAAGCAGGTGCGCATGTCTCATGAGAACCCGTCCATCGCGGCTCTGTATGAGGGCTTCCTGGGCGCTCCTCTGGGCGAGACATCGCACCGCCTGCTGCACACCCACTACCACGCGAGGGGCATGCATCACTGA
- a CDS encoding AtaL-like protein, whose translation MPSHRVSTPVFASAESVWAVLLDKMEHPQRYIEDALDVDILEREPEGLVRQLVLPGGVTFRERVVSHPATRTMTFTLLDHPLYDGWVLNRLQKDAEGRTELVFELEWTLRPGCVEVRDPGEVLDLIRSSVLHTKRIAEALENGS comes from the coding sequence ATGCCCAGTCACCGCGTCAGCACGCCCGTGTTCGCCTCGGCGGAATCGGTCTGGGCGGTGCTCCTGGACAAGATGGAGCACCCCCAGCGTTACATCGAGGATGCCCTCGACGTGGACATCCTCGAGCGGGAGCCCGAGGGGCTGGTTCGGCAGCTGGTGCTTCCGGGCGGGGTGACGTTCCGGGAGAGGGTGGTGTCCCACCCCGCCACGCGGACCATGACCTTTACCCTGCTGGACCATCCGCTGTATGACGGCTGGGTGCTCAACCGCCTGCAGAAGGATGCCGAGGGCCGGACCGAGCTGGTCTTTGAGCTGGAGTGGACCCTGCGCCCAGGCTGCGTGGAAGTGAGGGATCCCGGTGAGGTGCTGGACCTCATCCGCAGCTCGGTGCTGCACACCAAGCGCATCGCCGAAGCCTTGGAAAACGGCTCTTGA
- a CDS encoding S1C family serine protease, whose translation MRRNILVAGLIAMGILAGWCGHALTPNPAKPRAVEPRGPLPEWEQVSIRRFKEASPSVVYITTTEERSRDFFGMEVVEVPAGSGSGFIWDTEGHVVTNFHVIQGAVRAYITLSDGSRHEAAYVGGAPDKDLAVLQLAKTPTNLHPIPLGTSADLQVGQAVLAIGNPFGLDQTLTTGVVSALGREIQSVTRRRISGVIQTDAAINPGNSGGPLLDSAGRLIGVNTAIQSPSGASAGIGFAVPADTVNRVVPQLIARGRLERPDLGFEPVAPRLVERAFGAQKGIMVGKVQRGGAADRAGLQGVGTEGRRVLPGDLIQAVNGKTVEDWDSLLDVVEAQPLGSSVALDVEREGRRLKVQLKLQAARD comes from the coding sequence ATGCGTCGGAACATCCTGGTGGCTGGACTCATTGCCATGGGCATCCTCGCGGGTTGGTGCGGCCATGCCCTGACCCCCAACCCCGCCAAACCGCGCGCCGTGGAGCCCCGGGGCCCCCTGCCCGAATGGGAACAGGTCTCCATCCGCCGCTTCAAGGAGGCCTCCCCCAGCGTGGTCTACATCACCACCACCGAGGAGCGCAGCCGCGACTTCTTCGGGATGGAGGTGGTCGAGGTGCCCGCGGGCTCAGGCTCGGGCTTCATCTGGGATACCGAAGGCCACGTGGTGACGAATTTTCATGTCATCCAGGGGGCCGTACGCGCCTACATCACCCTGTCCGACGGCAGCCGCCACGAAGCCGCCTACGTGGGCGGTGCGCCGGACAAGGATCTGGCCGTCCTGCAACTGGCGAAGACTCCCACCAACCTCCACCCCATTCCCCTGGGCACCAGCGCGGATCTGCAGGTGGGCCAGGCCGTGCTGGCCATCGGCAACCCCTTCGGCCTCGATCAGACCCTCACCACCGGCGTGGTGTCGGCCCTGGGCCGCGAGATCCAGAGCGTCACCCGCCGCCGCATCAGTGGCGTCATCCAGACCGATGCCGCCATCAACCCCGGCAACAGCGGCGGCCCACTGTTGGACAGTGCGGGCCGTCTCATCGGCGTGAACACCGCCATCCAAAGCCCCAGCGGCGCCAGCGCCGGCATCGGCTTCGCGGTGCCCGCGGACACGGTGAACCGCGTGGTGCCCCAGCTCATCGCCCGGGGCCGCCTGGAGCGTCCGGACCTCGGCTTCGAGCCCGTGGCGCCCCGCCTGGTGGAGCGGGCCTTCGGCGCCCAGAAGGGCATCATGGTGGGCAAGGTGCAGCGCGGCGGCGCCGCGGATCGGGCGGGCCTGCAAGGCGTGGGTACCGAAGGGCGGCGCGTCCTGCCCGGCGACCTCATCCAGGCCGTGAACGGCAAGACGGTCGAAGACTGGGACAGCCTGCTGGATGTGGTGGAAGCCCAGCCGTTGGGCAGCAGCGTGGCCCTGGATGTGGAGCGAGAGGGACGTCGGCTGAAGGTTCAGCTCAAGCTTCAGGCGGCGAGGGACTAG
- a CDS encoding Hsp20/alpha crystallin family protein, which translates to MTILRTRTPQAVPATAASLEPFRLMRDFLRWDPLLDYNTPGAPTAFMPSFDVKESPDAYQFRADLPGILEADLEISLEGNRLTVAGKREEEALKDGERIHLAERSHGRFSRTFTLPEDVEGEKVVAELRNGVLTLMVPKRPEVRPRKINVSLG; encoded by the coding sequence ATGACCATCCTTCGCACCCGCACTCCCCAGGCGGTCCCCGCCACGGCCGCCTCCCTGGAGCCCTTCCGCCTCATGCGCGACTTCCTGCGCTGGGATCCGCTCCTGGACTACAACACTCCCGGCGCCCCCACCGCCTTCATGCCCAGCTTCGACGTGAAGGAAAGCCCTGATGCCTACCAGTTCCGGGCCGATCTGCCGGGCATTCTGGAGGCGGACCTGGAAATCAGCCTCGAAGGCAACCGCCTGACGGTGGCTGGCAAGCGCGAGGAGGAAGCCCTCAAGGATGGCGAGCGCATCCACTTGGCCGAGCGCAGCCATGGCCGCTTCAGCCGCACCTTCACCCTGCCCGAAGACGTGGAAGGGGAGAAGGTGGTGGCGGAACTTCGCAACGGCGTGCTGACGCTGATGGTGCCCAAGCGCCCCGAAGTGCGGCCGCGCAAGATCAACGTCAGTCTTGGCTGA
- a CDS encoding VCBS repeat-containing protein, with translation MNPRLLPRSILGTLGLLALLGCSSSSTSHGPSYGEVVNAMAVADIDGNGRADILGLVSTDIDGKNAQGYVSTRLQDTAGSFVLPTRFGVGRGPANLVVADVNGDGRPDLVVANADDQSISVRLADPAQPGAFLPATVLATPGRTPLDVAVGDLDGDGRADIVVAASGANTVLVFTQNATGSFSAPLSLPVGGDPQAVTVADLDGDGHMDIAVATAANSVSVLRQLSFAPTFVAQSAVDYPTGVHPVAIKAADLHGTSKLDLLTANWGADANPGTQGLSVLSQTAPGVFAAPVHYTTEYRATALAVGDLNGDGKLDVALAAEGLSGSPGAVSVFLQDPATPGSLAAAVNYRGAWGPMGVAIADMDGDGRPDLVLADGGIVVRLNSATAPGTFGPPNFFYN, from the coding sequence ATGAATCCCCGCCTGCTCCCCCGTTCCATTCTTGGCACGCTCGGCTTGCTGGCCCTGCTCGGCTGCTCCAGCTCCAGCACATCCCATGGCCCTTCCTACGGCGAAGTGGTGAATGCCATGGCCGTGGCCGACATTGACGGCAACGGGCGGGCCGACATCCTCGGCCTCGTGTCCACTGACATCGACGGCAAGAATGCCCAGGGCTATGTGTCCACCCGGCTCCAGGACACCGCAGGCAGCTTCGTGCTGCCCACGCGGTTCGGTGTGGGCCGCGGCCCCGCCAACCTGGTGGTGGCGGATGTGAACGGCGACGGGCGACCCGATCTGGTGGTGGCCAACGCCGATGACCAGAGCATCTCGGTGCGCCTGGCCGACCCGGCGCAACCCGGCGCCTTCCTGCCCGCCACCGTGCTGGCCACACCGGGTCGCACGCCGTTGGATGTGGCGGTGGGCGATCTGGATGGCGATGGCCGCGCTGACATCGTGGTGGCGGCCAGCGGCGCCAACACAGTGCTGGTCTTCACGCAGAACGCGACCGGCAGCTTCAGCGCCCCGCTTTCCCTGCCCGTGGGCGGCGATCCTCAGGCCGTGACCGTGGCGGATCTGGATGGGGACGGCCATATGGACATCGCCGTGGCCACAGCCGCCAACTCCGTGTCCGTGCTGCGGCAGCTCAGCTTCGCCCCCACCTTCGTGGCCCAGAGTGCCGTGGACTACCCCACGGGCGTCCACCCCGTGGCCATCAAGGCCGCCGATCTGCACGGCACCAGCAAGCTGGATCTCCTCACCGCCAACTGGGGGGCGGATGCCAACCCCGGCACCCAGGGCCTGAGCGTGCTGAGCCAGACGGCGCCCGGAGTATTCGCCGCGCCCGTGCACTACACCACCGAGTACCGCGCCACTGCCCTGGCCGTGGGCGATCTGAACGGCGACGGCAAGCTGGATGTGGCCCTGGCGGCGGAAGGGCTGTCTGGTTCCCCCGGGGCCGTCTCCGTCTTTCTCCAGGATCCCGCCACGCCGGGCAGCCTGGCCGCCGCCGTGAACTACCGCGGCGCCTGGGGCCCCATGGGCGTGGCCATTGCCGACATGGATGGCGATGGCCGTCCCGATCTGGTGCTGGCGGACGGCGGCATCGTGGTGCGACTGAACAGTGCCACGGCGCCCGGCACCTTCGGTCCGCCCAACTTCTTCTACAACTGA
- a CDS encoding 1-acyl-sn-glycerol-3-phosphate acyltransferase, protein MMSRHGWWLLAAAGLTLLLLLRRVGRRVFRRWIWRQALRTRRELGFRLNPITVTRKQRLKAELLADPDLSSRVASMVTETGRDEASLLADVSLYLDEIIPNFNLITTYGFGKQLAGWALRTCYRVRIGRSAEAALNRIPRDASVVYVMNHRSNADYLLVAFLLSSRVSISYAVGEWARVWPLERLFRSFGSFFVRRRFRDPLYHAVLERYVQRAVAQGTTQGIFIEGGLSRDGRLQGPKLGLLDYMLRAGAKDLVFIPVGINYDRVVEDSNLVREALGKPRRSPLALLRRTSLWLLGLIWRGATGRFHRFGYAVANFGQPIHARAALEGVDLRALDWEARRPLLEAVADSLLRAVSTEVPIPPVAAVAWAFRNLGAEAPGRAQLRDHLLDVLAAAQERNLPLYLPRGSFQRTFEVGLRVLLLRRILVAQEGQLLLPPHKTPLLDYYAHSVEHLLGSLRLPRPKAPDPSQRRHTDRPGI, encoded by the coding sequence ATGATGTCCCGACATGGATGGTGGCTCCTCGCCGCGGCGGGGCTGACGCTTTTGCTCCTGCTGCGCAGGGTGGGACGGCGTGTCTTCCGCCGCTGGATCTGGCGCCAGGCGCTGCGGACACGGCGGGAGCTGGGCTTCCGCCTGAACCCGATAACCGTCACACGAAAGCAGCGCCTGAAGGCAGAGCTGCTGGCCGATCCCGATCTGAGCAGCCGCGTCGCCAGCATGGTCACGGAAACAGGACGGGACGAGGCGAGCCTGCTGGCGGATGTGAGTCTCTACCTCGACGAGATCATCCCGAATTTCAACCTCATCACCACCTACGGCTTCGGCAAGCAGCTGGCGGGCTGGGCGCTGCGCACCTGCTACCGCGTGCGCATCGGCCGCAGCGCGGAGGCGGCCCTGAACCGCATCCCGCGCGATGCTTCCGTGGTCTACGTCATGAACCACCGCAGCAATGCGGACTACCTGCTGGTGGCCTTCCTGCTTTCCAGCCGCGTGTCCATCTCATACGCCGTGGGCGAATGGGCGCGGGTCTGGCCCCTGGAGCGCCTCTTCCGCAGCTTCGGCTCCTTCTTCGTGCGGCGGCGCTTTCGCGATCCGCTCTACCATGCGGTGCTGGAGCGCTACGTGCAGCGGGCCGTGGCCCAGGGCACCACCCAGGGCATTTTCATCGAGGGCGGCCTGAGCCGGGACGGCCGCCTGCAGGGGCCCAAGCTGGGCCTGCTGGATTACATGCTCCGCGCTGGTGCCAAGGACCTGGTATTCATCCCGGTGGGCATCAACTACGACCGCGTGGTGGAGGACAGCAACCTGGTGCGCGAAGCCCTGGGCAAGCCCCGCCGCAGCCCATTGGCCCTGCTGCGCCGCACGTCGTTGTGGCTGCTGGGCTTGATCTGGCGGGGTGCCACAGGACGCTTCCACCGCTTCGGTTATGCCGTGGCCAACTTCGGCCAGCCCATCCATGCCCGTGCGGCCCTCGAAGGGGTGGACCTCCGCGCCCTGGACTGGGAGGCCCGCCGTCCCCTGCTGGAAGCAGTGGCGGATTCGCTGCTGCGGGCCGTGAGCACCGAGGTGCCCATTCCCCCCGTGGCCGCCGTGGCCTGGGCGTTCCGTAACCTGGGCGCTGAGGCGCCAGGCCGCGCCCAGCTGCGCGACCACCTGCTGGATGTCCTGGCCGCGGCACAGGAGCGGAACCTGCCTCTCTACCTGCCCCGGGGTTCCTTCCAGCGCACCTTCGAGGTGGGCCTGCGCGTGCTTTTGTTGCGCCGTATCCTCGTTGCCCAGGAAGGCCAGCTGCTCCTTCCGCCTCACAAGACACCGCTGCTGGACTACTACGCCCACAGCGTGGAGCATCTGCTGGGGAGCCTGCGGCTGCCACGGCCCAAGGCCCCCGATCCAAGCCAGAGACGACACACCGATAGGCCCGGCATCTAA
- a CDS encoding sialidase family protein, which produces MQIKFVHVFSICLLGVSLQAQIWPEAVSDRQFWDDQKLITVSVTDRNIKVEGPGLPRNGRSHQLPDGFRYLAFTEGAHYAMRRENGASGRSCVIFSSTDGKSWTPVGKIGGDITGFVPLGNGRFFAYVSLESLTDGKTGSHMALFRKNDKGDLIQDSLVPYPLSVPLCQFTGKRSPEGKPFFEIPGQWMVIQQTFFEPPVVLKDFICVFNRQTGWVLVFKREDGSLKRTVKVYSSIDEERIKKDGATLEVGLLCLQPTRDGDLLIAARIEDAVLHSRKLFPSSPDKLLPGQNPFDAEKAFIPEQRNSVKAWPDVLYWRLDPETGDLRPDSPQGLPAKIGSLEELKRFRFRMRADNTPSMHGTH; this is translated from the coding sequence GTGCAAATCAAATTTGTGCATGTGTTTTCAATTTGCCTGCTTGGTGTTTCACTTCAAGCGCAGATTTGGCCTGAAGCCGTTTCCGACCGTCAATTTTGGGATGACCAAAAACTGATTACCGTTTCTGTCACGGATCGAAACATCAAGGTCGAAGGCCCTGGCCTTCCCAGGAATGGACGATCTCACCAGCTGCCTGATGGGTTCCGCTACCTGGCGTTCACCGAGGGAGCCCATTACGCCATGCGGCGGGAGAACGGCGCCTCGGGACGGAGCTGTGTCATTTTCTCCTCCACCGATGGCAAGAGCTGGACTCCTGTTGGCAAAATCGGTGGGGATATCACGGGGTTCGTGCCATTGGGCAACGGGCGGTTTTTTGCCTATGTGTCTTTGGAGAGCTTGACGGACGGAAAGACCGGCAGCCACATGGCCCTTTTCAGGAAGAACGACAAAGGAGACTTGATCCAGGATTCCCTGGTGCCATACCCCCTTTCCGTACCCCTGTGCCAATTCACGGGCAAACGCAGCCCGGAAGGAAAACCCTTCTTTGAAATCCCGGGTCAATGGATGGTGATCCAGCAGACCTTCTTCGAGCCTCCTGTCGTGTTGAAGGATTTTATTTGCGTCTTTAACCGCCAAACAGGGTGGGTGCTTGTTTTCAAGCGTGAGGACGGCTCCCTGAAGAGAACCGTGAAGGTCTACTCGAGCATCGATGAAGAACGGATAAAAAAGGACGGGGCGACCCTTGAGGTCGGCCTGCTTTGCCTGCAGCCCACCAGGGATGGAGATCTGCTCATCGCGGCCCGCATCGAGGATGCTGTCCTCCATTCAAGGAAACTGTTTCCGAGTTCTCCGGATAAACTTCTGCCGGGACAGAACCCGTTCGATGCCGAGAAAGCATTCATTCCTGAGCAGCGGAATTCGGTGAAAGCATGGCCGGATGTTCTTTATTGGCGCCTGGACCCTGAAACGGGGGATCTGCGGCCAGACTCCCCCCAAGGCCTTCCAGCAAAAATCGGAAGCTTAGAGGAACTGAAACGGTTTCGTTTCCGGATGCGCGCCGATAACACGCCCTCCATGCATGGAACCCATTGA